From one Chryseobacterium sp. 3008163 genomic stretch:
- a CDS encoding response regulator transcription factor: protein MNNKKNNERIIVADDHGIVRMGLIQTIKKLRPDAIISEVEDFKSLYKAVLKEELDLAIMDVNMPNGSIQEAIDYIKIHKPQLKILIFSSQDEDLYAVRYLKMGAGGYLSKQSSTAVIETALNAILATGRYISDDVKEAIFSESLNGPTKKTTLESLSDRELQIANKLAEGIPLKELSNQLNLHSSTVSTYKNRLFEKLKIRSIPELVEILRLYNH from the coding sequence ATGAACAATAAAAAAAATAACGAGCGAATTATTGTAGCAGATGATCATGGGATCGTCAGAATGGGTTTAATACAAACTATTAAAAAGCTAAGACCCGATGCCATAATTTCTGAAGTAGAAGATTTTAAATCGCTGTATAAAGCAGTTTTGAAAGAAGAACTTGACTTGGCAATCATGGACGTCAATATGCCCAATGGTTCTATTCAGGAAGCAATAGATTACATCAAGATTCACAAACCCCAACTAAAAATTCTCATATTTTCTTCTCAAGATGAGGATTTGTACGCAGTGCGTTATCTAAAGATGGGAGCTGGTGGATACCTAAGTAAGCAAAGTTCAACTGCTGTAATTGAGACCGCTTTGAATGCGATACTCGCCACTGGTCGATATATTAGTGACGACGTAAAGGAAGCTATTTTTTCAGAATCATTAAATGGTCCAACCAAAAAAACAACTCTTGAATCTCTCTCAGACCGCGAATTACAAATTGCTAATAAGCTTGCAGAAGGTATTCCCCTCAAAGAACTTTCCAATCAATTGAATCTCCACTCATCTACGGTTAGCACTTATAAAAACAGACTGTTTGAGAAGCTGAAAATCCGATCCATACCTGAATTGGTAGAGATACTAAGGTTATATAATCATTAA
- a CDS encoding Crp/Fnr family transcriptional regulator, giving the protein MHSQLEEYFKTRTEIDDKTLSYISSYFKIKKIKRNEFLLKEGEICKHFYFINKGCIRLFNINKDGEEGTRYFHFEDAFGTALPSLINQKPSYEFMQTIEPSELLVINREDYFHLVEIVPQFAIVYRQILELAYLKSQERIYCFQSLEAIEKVRWVLTNQSKWLTRLSNKMVASYLGLTPQTLSRLKSKL; this is encoded by the coding sequence GTGCACTCACAATTAGAAGAATATTTTAAAACAAGAACTGAAATTGACGATAAGACACTTTCTTATATCTCATCATACTTCAAAATTAAAAAGATCAAACGTAATGAATTTCTGTTGAAAGAAGGGGAGATTTGTAAACATTTCTATTTTATAAATAAAGGTTGCATACGACTTTTTAACATTAATAAGGACGGAGAAGAAGGAACGAGATATTTTCATTTTGAGGATGCTTTTGGAACCGCGTTACCAAGTCTTATCAATCAAAAACCATCGTATGAATTTATGCAGACTATTGAACCTTCGGAGTTGCTGGTCATCAACCGTGAAGATTACTTTCATTTGGTTGAAATTGTTCCACAGTTCGCTATCGTTTACAGACAGATTTTAGAATTGGCTTATCTCAAATCCCAGGAACGTATTTACTGTTTTCAAAGTTTAGAAGCCATAGAAAAAGTTCGTTGGGTTTTGACCAATCAATCAAAATGGTTGACAAGGCTATCAAACAAAATGGTTGCATCGTATTTAGGTCTCACCCCTCAAACATTAAGCAGATTAAAATCAAAGCTATAA
- a CDS encoding response regulator — protein MDYFDSNNQSSDQRDIDKLEAFEKKYADVFDFLVFAAAKMTNMELCTMSISSEDQVYIIASSDASLNQIYPQNPHFLLDDQTSIYEFKNSEFKFHRSYLIPGLEDNLIAHLNLFDKKEKNLDKAEEEIVNKILNQASKWYLANAVDITERIKMENEILAAKELAEKAYVLKSEFVANMSHEIRTPLNGIIGFTELLLETNLDETQRQYLDIINQSGVSLYSIINDILDFSKLEKQKLQLNLDKVEVEELVSEAFNIVSYGNNKKRLEMLIDIDDTIPRYIWTDEMRLKRVLVNLLSNALKFTEEGEIVLYVKVLNDLGEGKKFIRFGVRDTGIGIDKDKQAEIFNAFSQEDGGITKRYGGTGLGLRISNQILALAGSTIKLESEQGKGSDFFFDIQFNTQEEEYDLSLTDIKKVLIVDDYENNRKILKRMLERKNIEVEECDSGLKALLLIMDRPEFDVIIMDYHMPIMDGIETIRKMRNIFPETDHAAPYIVLYSSSDDSNLQDACDELEIENRLVKPIRMKQMYQVLSTLKNSENKKLDKIKNVTTEGSKHDIKILIAEDNAINLLLTKTYLKDILPQALIIDAKDGAEAVEKYQIESPDLILMDIQMPHLNGIEATRKIRAMESNIEIPIIALTAGSLPGEKEKCFQAGMSDFLTKPLLKKTLSDMIKKWSGIEMKGK, from the coding sequence ATGGATTACTTTGATAGCAATAATCAATCGTCGGATCAGCGAGATATTGATAAATTAGAGGCATTCGAAAAAAAATATGCTGATGTTTTTGATTTCTTAGTGTTTGCAGCTGCTAAGATGACCAACATGGAACTTTGTACCATGAGTATTAGCTCGGAAGACCAAGTTTATATCATCGCTTCCAGTGATGCTTCCCTCAATCAGATTTATCCTCAGAATCCTCACTTTCTTTTGGATGATCAGACTTCGATTTATGAGTTTAAAAACTCGGAATTTAAATTTCATAGAAGTTATCTTATCCCTGGTCTTGAGGACAATCTTATCGCTCATTTAAATTTATTTGACAAGAAAGAGAAAAATTTAGATAAAGCAGAGGAAGAGATTGTCAATAAGATACTGAACCAAGCTTCAAAATGGTATTTGGCTAATGCAGTGGATATTACCGAAAGAATAAAGATGGAGAATGAAATCTTAGCGGCAAAAGAATTAGCAGAAAAAGCTTATGTTTTGAAATCGGAGTTCGTAGCCAATATGAGTCATGAGATAAGAACTCCATTAAATGGTATTATCGGCTTTACAGAGCTCCTTCTGGAAACAAACCTTGACGAAACGCAGAGGCAGTATCTGGATATTATCAACCAATCCGGTGTGTCCCTATATAGTATAATCAACGATATTTTGGATTTTTCAAAATTAGAGAAACAAAAACTTCAGTTAAACCTTGATAAAGTAGAGGTCGAAGAACTGGTTTCAGAAGCCTTCAATATTGTTTCGTACGGTAATAATAAAAAGCGCTTAGAAATGCTTATCGATATTGATGATACCATTCCTAGATATATCTGGACTGATGAGATGCGCTTAAAACGGGTTTTGGTCAATCTTTTGAGCAATGCTTTAAAATTTACCGAAGAAGGCGAAATTGTATTATATGTTAAAGTTTTAAATGACTTAGGAGAAGGAAAAAAATTCATCCGATTTGGGGTTCGCGATACAGGTATCGGAATTGATAAGGATAAACAGGCAGAAATTTTTAATGCGTTTTCCCAGGAAGATGGCGGTATTACTAAAAGATATGGAGGCACTGGTCTAGGACTAAGGATTTCGAACCAAATCTTAGCACTTGCCGGAAGTACCATAAAATTAGAAAGTGAACAAGGAAAGGGTAGTGATTTTTTCTTTGATATTCAATTTAATACTCAGGAAGAGGAATATGATTTAAGCTTAACCGATATTAAGAAAGTTTTGATTGTGGACGATTATGAAAACAATCGGAAAATCCTGAAAAGAATGTTGGAAAGAAAAAATATCGAAGTTGAGGAATGCGATAGTGGGCTGAAAGCTTTACTTTTAATAATGGACAGGCCAGAATTCGATGTGATTATTATGGATTATCATATGCCGATTATGGATGGAATTGAAACCATTAGAAAAATGAGAAATATTTTTCCGGAAACTGATCATGCAGCACCTTACATTGTTTTGTACAGTTCATCCGATGATAGTAATTTACAGGATGCATGTGACGAATTGGAAATAGAAAATAGGCTTGTAAAACCGATTCGAATGAAACAGATGTATCAGGTTTTGTCTACCTTAAAGAATTCTGAAAATAAAAAATTAGATAAAATAAAAAATGTCACAACGGAAGGTAGTAAACATGATATAAAAATCTTAATTGCTGAAGATAATGCGATCAACCTGCTTCTTACCAAAACTTATTTAAAGGACATTCTTCCTCAAGCTTTGATCATCGATGCAAAAGATGGAGCTGAAGCAGTAGAAAAATATCAAATAGAAAGTCCTGATCTTATTTTAATGGACATTCAAATGCCGCATCTCAATGGCATTGAAGCCACTCGAAAGATAAGAGCAATGGAAAGCAATATTGAAATCCCTATTATTGCGTTAACCGCAGGGAGTCTTCCCGGAGAAAAAGAGAAATGTTTTCAAGCCGGAATGTCTGACTTTTTAACCAAACCTTTATTAAAAAAAACTCTCTCTGATATGATTAAAAAATGGTCAGGAATAGAAATGAAGGGGAAATAA
- the dapB gene encoding 4-hydroxy-tetrahydrodipicolinate reductase — MIKVCIAGGTGWAGSELSKGVFNNPSMTLVGALSRKHKGENLGDVLNFGSANIPIFGDIETALKEIDFDVLVDYTKPTIAMKNIISCLKKGKNVVIGTSGLTDEDYSEIEKIAEETNTSVLAVGNFAITVVLLQKFSEMAAKYIPNFEIIDYAHEDKLDAPSGTARELAYRLSKVQKPNQFVTEEELIGEKASRGAKFNEVQVHSVRLPGHVISIETIFGLKDEKLSIRHDSGSSAEPYVKGGLLAIEKVGTFKGLRRGLDSVMEF, encoded by the coding sequence ATGATTAAAGTATGTATAGCAGGCGGCACCGGTTGGGCAGGTTCTGAATTGAGCAAAGGCGTTTTTAACAACCCTAGTATGACGTTAGTTGGCGCACTTTCAAGAAAACATAAAGGAGAAAATCTGGGTGATGTTCTTAATTTTGGTTCAGCAAACATTCCAATCTTTGGTGATATCGAAACAGCATTAAAAGAAATTGATTTTGACGTATTGGTAGATTATACAAAGCCAACCATTGCCATGAAGAACATTATTTCTTGTCTGAAAAAAGGTAAGAATGTGGTTATCGGCACTTCGGGGCTTACCGATGAAGATTATTCGGAAATAGAAAAAATAGCAGAGGAAACCAACACCTCTGTTTTGGCTGTTGGAAACTTTGCAATAACGGTCGTGCTGCTTCAAAAGTTTTCTGAAATGGCGGCAAAATATATCCCCAACTTTGAGATTATAGATTATGCTCACGAAGACAAACTAGATGCACCAAGCGGAACCGCAAGAGAATTGGCCTATCGACTTTCAAAAGTTCAAAAACCAAATCAGTTTGTGACCGAAGAAGAACTGATTGGCGAAAAAGCAAGTCGCGGCGCAAAATTTAATGAAGTTCAGGTGCATTCCGTCAGGCTTCCGGGTCATGTAATTTCCATCGAAACAATCTTCGGATTAAAAGATGAAAAGCTGTCCATTCGTCACGATTCCGGATCAAGTGCAGAACCTTATGTAAAAGGCGGACTTTTGGCAATTGAAAAGGTCGGAACCTTCAAAGGATTAAGAAGAGGACTTGACAGTGTAATGGAATTTTAA
- a CDS encoding sensor histidine kinase, whose product MNDQINELQLKIERLEQEINFKNGLISILSHDSKEIFGNFVFLIEALEQKTISEEDFFKLLPQVKRDAQKNLQTAQDSTAWLKTQYGEFNIKPVKIMVMDLFHHLEENYAVKLKEKNIKFYFKGDPNAFLTTDQLLLEYVLDKILNNAVKYSLPGQDIYLQYFTENSEDIISVVDFGTGIGEKYLSAIFNYDNPVFNGTAGEIGVGLSLKIVKNFVSLLKGNIKIISSENKGTTVSIFLPKI is encoded by the coding sequence ATGAATGACCAAATCAACGAACTGCAATTAAAAATAGAAAGACTTGAACAAGAAATCAATTTTAAGAACGGATTAATCTCGATATTGTCTCATGATTCAAAAGAAATTTTCGGAAATTTTGTGTTTCTTATAGAAGCGCTGGAACAAAAGACCATAAGTGAGGAAGATTTTTTTAAGTTGTTGCCGCAGGTAAAAAGAGATGCCCAGAAGAATCTGCAAACCGCTCAGGACAGTACCGCCTGGTTAAAAACACAATACGGGGAATTTAATATTAAACCTGTGAAAATCATGGTGATGGATCTTTTTCACCATTTAGAAGAAAATTACGCTGTTAAATTAAAAGAAAAAAACATTAAATTTTATTTTAAAGGAGATCCCAATGCATTTCTTACAACCGATCAATTGTTGCTAGAATATGTTTTAGACAAAATTCTTAATAATGCAGTTAAATATTCTTTGCCTGGACAAGATATTTACCTCCAGTACTTTACAGAAAATAGCGAGGATATAATTTCTGTGGTCGACTTCGGTACAGGAATTGGTGAAAAGTATTTATCCGCAATATTTAATTATGACAATCCAGTATTCAATGGTACTGCGGGTGAAATAGGGGTAGGGTTAAGTTTAAAAATTGTTAAAAATTTTGTATCATTACTGAAAGGAAACATAAAAATCATTTCCTCTGAAAATAAAGGTACTACAGTTTCTATCTTTTTACCAAAAATTTAA
- a CDS encoding NAD(P)H-binding protein, producing MILVTTPTGNTGSMILQQLVERGQQVRIFVRNPEKISADILEKVEVATGSLLNESEFTEALQGCETLYFCVPQSNTQEDVNAYYENFANVASNAIKNAGTRRVVYLSSGGKESNLQAGLITALHKGEDIISQSGASVRALRCPVFYESILYQISSLKKMGMFFLPIDGNYKMPQVAIKDIASKAVELLIDKTWAGVEGYVIQGPEDISYNDIAVQLSELTGRPIRFQQVSNEDYIKTLLGQHHTSEAFAFSLTEMLTAIGNGLYDAEPRTDDTTTTIKDWMIENVVDKIK from the coding sequence ATGATTTTGGTAACTACGCCGACAGGCAACACAGGTTCAATGATTCTGCAACAATTAGTAGAGCGAGGACAACAGGTGAGAATTTTTGTCAGAAATCCTGAAAAAATATCGGCTGACATATTAGAAAAAGTAGAAGTTGCCACAGGATCTCTGCTGAATGAATCTGAATTTACAGAAGCATTACAAGGATGCGAAACGCTCTATTTTTGTGTACCTCAGAGCAACACACAAGAAGACGTAAATGCCTATTATGAAAACTTCGCCAACGTGGCTTCAAACGCAATTAAAAATGCAGGTACACGAAGAGTTGTTTATTTGTCAAGCGGTGGGAAGGAAAGCAATTTGCAGGCAGGTCTTATAACAGCACTTCATAAAGGTGAAGATATCATCAGTCAGTCAGGTGCATCAGTCCGAGCATTGCGCTGTCCTGTATTTTATGAAAGCATTTTGTATCAAATTTCGTCACTAAAAAAAATGGGAATGTTCTTTTTGCCGATTGATGGAAATTACAAAATGCCACAAGTCGCAATAAAAGATATTGCATCAAAAGCGGTAGAACTTCTAATTGATAAAACCTGGGCAGGTGTAGAAGGATATGTGATTCAGGGTCCGGAAGATATCAGCTATAACGACATTGCCGTTCAACTGAGTGAACTGACAGGCAGACCGATCCGTTTTCAGCAGGTTTCAAATGAAGACTATATTAAAACACTGTTGGGACAACACCATACATCGGAAGCATTTGCATTCTCTTTAACTGAAATGCTGACGGCAATTGGTAATGGCCTGTATGATGCTGAACCGAGAACAGATGATACTACGACAACAATTAAGGACTGGATGATTGAAAATGTAGTAGATAAAATAAAATAA